The genomic segment gttttctaacataaatatgagttcccctagcctgcctatggtcccccagttgctaaaacttgcgtttggtgtaaaacgagcactagctgttctgctcgcctttgaaaaaacggaggctcaagcgcgctgatttggaaatctgtgctcatgacgtcatgaggaatctcagctcctccccttactctgcctggcccgcccagagacgttggcccgccaatgagactcgaccgtgcgagcgccacatgtgtgtgtgtgtgtgtgtgtgtgtgtgtgtgtgtgtgtgtgtgtgtgtgtgaatacacacactgtaacgcaagtgtttcttgtcggttctttgacgtgtcttgtatttccacaacgagactgtcgtgggggttatctaagccatggttgagaaggaattgggggaaaggaactttggtttgactcgctgaagtacatgaactgcgacatgccgccgtttgccgcgaggcaccatcgcccggcagcgggcagccggcagcaggcagcgcgcggttcagtcgacttcaggttgatgtgaaagtggaagaaccagagacgtcgcagaacccgacaaagtcgtttgtgattcataatatcgtctggaggcgcacacaatatgttatatgatatagatatctatgtattatatgatattatttagatatagagctccaggactgtaacgcaagtgactcgagacacgagactcgtattgggggttatctcagccaaggttgagaatgaattggggggaaggaactttggctttgactccctcaagaacatgaaccacgacaaggaggagaaagggatctttgccgggcagcgcttatgcacctccgcctccggcggtggtccctcagcggggctcaagcgggagacattcgccgccaacaatccctttctcctccatgtcgtggttcatgttcttgagggagtcaaagccaaagttccttccccccaattcattctcaaccttggctgagataacccccaatacgagtctcgtgtctcgagtcacttgcgttacagtcctggagctctatatctaaataatatcatatacacatagatatctatatcatataacatattgtgtgcgcctccagacgatattatgaatcacaaacgactttgtcgggttctgcgacgtctctggttcttccactttcacatcaaaagtcgactgaaccgcgcgctgcctgctgccggctgcccgctgccgggcgatggtgcctcgcggcaaccggcggcatgtcgcagttcatgtacttcagcgagtcaaatcaaagttcctttcccccaattccttctcaaccatggctcagataacccccacgacagtctcgttgtggaaatacaagacacgtcaaagaaccgacaagaaacacttgcgttacagtgtgtgtattcacattgatgtggacgttgaagaaccaggaacgtcggagaacccaacgcggtcgtttgagattcataatatcggctcacacagcttttggccgtgataatatatattatatgatatagatatctgtgtaggctatatgataatatttagatatagagctccaggactcccgtgtgttctagaatatttacagaacacggctaaaggctgtgtgcggctcgccattgcgatacatccactgtaaatagagcgcatggtggctgcaagctaccaccctcctccttgacacgcccaccgaaacagcgcatttgggggaagctcaatgtgcgactggctcggagtggctgtaactctgcaccacggctgaatttagggaacgtctttgaatactgtgttagttgcccactaatacctatattaaagaatacataaaatagcatgtcatgggacctttaatttcTGTTGGAAGCTGTATAGTAACCACTTGATTTACAGTGCTCCTTTTTAAAACTACTGCAGAGCCTAACAATACTAATACGTCAGTAAATTAATTAAGCCAAAAACCTTAAACATTTAAATTAACCGTGTATAAATGCATGTTAACATTAGTGGTTAAAAGGTCACTTCATAAGCTATCAACGCGCGGGGACATTGATTGATAAGTTCCAGGCCCACGGAGCACCAGACCAGGAGGGGTGTGGTGCGTTTGGACCTCACCCGTGCTCCAGCGCCATCCTGACGAACCCTTTGCGACGCCTCATGACCACCGTGTTGACCCCGGGAGAGGAGGTCAGGGACTCTTCAGCGCCCCCTATCACTATCGACAGCGCGATGCCTTTACCGCTCTTGGAAAGCACATGAGTCAGACTCGCTCTGCTCACTGAAAGCAGGCCTGGTCAGAAGAACAAAAGTCATACGCACATGTTTTGTTGCTATACCATCAGTGGTGTCTTCATGAGGTACATGTACTGCATTTATCCAGTGCTTTTCAGCCCTGTGGCAAGAGCGCTTTACCATTTTTGCCTCGCATCCGCCCTAAggtggtgtcaaccatgcaaggcaacagccagctcgtcgagaGCAGTCAGTGTTgggggtcttgctcagggactcaACGTTTAGCTAGCAGAAGCCCGGGATACAACCATCTAAACCTCCCATTTTGGACCTCCTGAGCCACTGTTGCCCTCGGATACACCTTTAAATACTTGGTAGGACCCCCTCTATCATTCACTATACATTTAGTTGTTTTTGGTGCTCTAATGTTAATCTATAATGCATACCATACCTAGATACTTTGATGCATAAACCTCACCTGCCCAGTGATTGGGTGATTTTCAGGTGTAACTCATAAACGGTAGATGTGGTGATGATGAATGGGGAATAGCAGTGACTGATGTCCTTTGTGAACTGCTTATGTGCATTTCATCACCACCGACTATGATATGATTAGCTCTCTGAACTGGAGTTTGTGTATACACACCCTCCGCTGCAATGTGGGTAAGTCCCTGAACTCAGTCTAAGTACCACATTTTTCACCAGGCTTGTTGTAGGGTAATTGAGAATCAtgtcacagacagacggatagatatatctttacgcacacacacacacacacacacacacacacacacacacacacacacacacacacacacacacacacacacacacacacacacacacacacacacacacacacacacacacacacacacacacacttatataaaTACAGTCATTGTTAAACTACATAACTTCTGTTCAACTGGCTGTGGGGGTCAACCTTTAGCTTAGCAGAAGGCACAGCAGTCAACTCATGTCGTAAGCTTGTTGAAGCGCGTGTGGAAGAGAGCGCGTTTTCTGGTACAATACCTTGACTCATGAGGTACTCCCTAAAGAGCGGTATCCGGAAGAGTCCGGCGAGCGTGGCCAGGCTGGAGCGCATCCCGGGGAAGGCCTCGGCGAAACCACAGCTCTCGGTGCTGAAACACGTGTAGCCTCCTGCAGACATGATGCCGTGCGGGTGGATGCCCAAGATGTAGTTCTTCTTGGGGTCCAGCTCGGCTGTCTTCACCAGCTGAATGACAACACAAAACATGGATTTAAGTCATCATCATATGAACCATTAACATAAGATGCTTCAATACAGACAAATATGGATGCCGAACTAAATGCCCAAAATTAAGATATATACTATTGGAATTCAAGCCCATTGTTAAGTTTTCCCTTGAATAGGGATTCCAGGgaaattttattattttttgtgttcgctatattctatattttctataatataatatattactgAACCAACATATATAATAATCATGTGATTACAGCCATGGTTACATATGTCAATGTGTCCCTTAGCACTTATTGAAGAACACTCCCTGGTTTATGTGTTTACAATAGCAGTTGTGTCACCACGACTTTAAATCAAGCTCCAAGTGTAGTCATCAAACAGCGAAAGATAAAGTCATTGCATCTGCATCAACATCATACCTTGATGGGAAAATAGTCTCGGAGGTGTCCCCATATCCGCCAGTTCCTCACGAACTCTGTTCTTCTGCCCCCTAGTGGTAACATCGTAGTAGTGAACACCTTTTAGATGCACCGTATTCTAAAGCCATTATGTGTACATGATTAGAAACAGCTTCACAACCTCTTTCCGGTGTATCCCAGTCCTTCACGAGCCACACGAAGTAGAGAGCAGAGAGTGGCCACAGAGAGGTGAACATGAGCGACACCACCAGGGTTAAACAAATCACTCCTGGATGTTGTTGATGAGGTCATCCATGATAAGGGACAAAAGAGAAGTGGTACATGAAATTAAAAGATTTAGTGGGGCAAGTTTCTCAAATAGACTTTCCTATTAAACACTGATTTACTTTGTCATAAACTTAAAAAACATTGCCATAAACATTTTAGAGAAACTACAGGTTTGTGTAACTTAAACCTAACCTAAAAAGTGATTTTATGTATTGCTTACCTAGAAGGACGAAGGTGAACTCAGATTGTGCAGCACTGAATGCCTCCAGAAACAGTTTCCACTGAGTTTTTTCTTGCTTCATGATGGCAACCTGCAGGCCAGCACATAATAGTGTAATGAACGGTTCTCATGTTTAAGGTCAGTGGCGCGATTTATATTAATGAAGATAACAGCTTTGATATGTCATCGTGCATCACTGAACTGGACTTTGGCTTAAACAAGGTCAAGATTAGAGGCTTCAACTCAAGTCTTCATTAAGTTAACACATTTAGCAAATTGTACGCAACTTCTCCTCTGAAACAGCTTGTGGATCATTAGAGATATTTTTGAAGAAGGATTGGTCTGTGGATATATATAATGGAGAACACCTTAAAGTCTAGGAATACTGTACATAGGCCTACCCACAAAACCGAATACATCAGGCTATATATATCAATACTAAATTACGAATTATAAAACAATGACACATTCATAACCTTTCGATGACTGAGCAGTTCATACGATACAAAACAACTTGCCGTATTTTTTCTTTACCTTAGGGGATGTTGTCACGCTGGACAGTAGTTCACAAGTGCAGGCAGAGCACAATGACAGGGTGTGCACTTTGAGCAGATCAAATGAGCTCCTGATAACCGATCCGCTCCTCCTTCTTCAGCAGCAATCATCATTTAAATCATCATGACAAACGTTATGTTTACAAGGTCTCATTTTACGTCATTTTTCAAAGTAATATACAAAAATATCGATCATTTTATAAGTCCTCATCACCAAATGATCAGAGAAAAATTAAGTCATAAACCTGTGTGCCCTTCTGAGTTGCTTCCCTCAAGTAAAATGTGTCAGAAATGTACAATATTGTAAAGTAGGATAGCCTATTGTTCCTTTCACTGTTCAACTGTTACATATTAGGTATAACAGGTAGACATGTAGCCTACTAAATAATCTAATTTGGTTTTATAAAATCTGTATAAGTGATCTAAAGTAATAGGCTATCCattatcataaaaaaaaagttacaaaaaaaagcattcatCTGGTAGATTAGGTCATGGTTAGATGATAGATCACAGTAGCCTACATCTGACAAGGAACAAGTTGTAATGCAAATTAAAAGCGCGGAATCACTAACCATGTTCTCCATGTGCCGGTGAACCCAGACCCGGCAGCGGGCTGGTCCTGCTCTCTGTTcggtgaacccagactcagcaGCGGGCTGGTCCTGCTCTCTATCCGGTGAACCCAGACCCAGTAGCGGGCTGGTCCTGCTCTCTGTTcggtgaacccagactcagcaGCGGGCTGGTCCTGCTCTCTATCCGGTGAACCCAGACCCAGTAGCGGGCTGGTCCTGCTCTCTTTCCGGGTTCCAGAGTAGGGGGCGTTTCTGTCTCCCACAGGCCATGTGCAGACCCAGTCATGTGACACAAGGGgggagaaaaacacacagaaatgaGCGTGTAGCAATAACATTTTAGATTACAGGCTTCAAAACATTGCATTATAATTCtcagataaaaataaaatatatttttttaaattaagcttTGTCTCCCATCGACTTGTTTTGCATTTCCATCCGTGCCAAGGAGGTTCTACATAGAATACATCTAGCCagtacacaaacacgtacatttCAACGCtgtaggtaggcctactattttCCTTATCAGTgtccacaaaaacacaaaaaacacatgaTATTAAAGAGCATCGAGCAGTGCTGCTGTGACGTTTCGACGTGGTTTCATGTCGCTGCAGCGTCGagctgctctcctcctctcctcaacaTGAcagcgtcccgtcctctgggcTTCTGCATGGTCTCTCCTCCTCGGGAAACTACACTATGAATATTTATATGAATGCAAATGCGAGGAGTGCTTCTGATTGGACATGTATAGCAATTTGTAGCGTGGCGCATACATCTCTGCTGGTTTGATCCAAGCCTAACCCCCGTGTTGATGGTTTTTTTCCCTCCAGGGTTGAAGCCAAACGACGCGTCGTTATTTCCATCTAAACAAGAATGACGTTCACCTGAGCCTGGGTCTGTGTGGACGGGAACACTTTGTAACGTCGCAGCCAAGCACCATGGCTTCCGATAACATCTCGCACCGGCGGGCACACGGTTAGACTTCGTTTAACCACAGGACATGGAAGGGGTTTTATTCAACCAAGAAGCGCCAATCTGATGATTTTTGCCACATGGGACCGATTCGATGATCTCGTTTCACTTGACACGCAGAGGAAAAAGGGATATTTCCTCCTGGTTTTCTCAACCCGGAGACAGCTGTGTCACCGACAGAGGCGCCCGGCGTGGTTTTGTTGTTGTCTGATTTTACCAGCAGGTGCGACTGGATCTCAGCGGAGTCTGCCTCTGCGCCAGCTGTAGGCTGCCCATCTACCGAGGTAGGCATCCCTCAAACCGCACTATTGAGCTGCAAAAAAACATCTTCAGTTATAAACTGTCGTgtgttaaatatttttttatggacGGGGTGTGACAAGAAAAGCGTGTTTTGAAttgcagtgcgtgtgtgtgagtcgttATAGGCCGTAGTAGCCTGCTGCCACAAGCAGATGGAACATAACGTTGACATTAACGTGTTATTGTCCACCAAAATGCAATAGGCTCCGATCCACCTAcaatcgtgtttgtgtgtgtgtgtgtgtgtgtgtgtgtgtgtgtgtgtgtgtgtgtgtgtgtgtgtgtgtgtgtgtgtgtgtgtgtgtgtgtgtgtgtgtgtgtgtgtgtgtagatgtgcgTTTATAAATATCGTATCTGCTTAAAAACCATGATTGGGAAGATATGTGGGCCATAGCCTACATCCAATGCCGAAGTTTGGTCGTGACCAGCccttataggcctacatatttcaCTAACAACAAGCCCACATCCGTCAACTGGCATGTGATAAAATAGCATGCACGGAATATGCTATTATATCCATGGTCAATAGCAAGTCACTACATCCTCAGCGATGGATACCTGCGTGTTGCACCGTTATAGTTCTCTTAGCCTCGAACACATCATTGGACAATATTTAATGCTTGAGTTTGTCATTAATACGAAGATGTGTAACCgcattcgtgtgtgtttgtgtgtgtgtgtgtgtgtgtgtgtgtgtgtgtgtgtgtgtgtgtgtgtgtgtgtgtgtgtgtgtgtgtgtgtgtgtgtgtgtgtgcaaacaatCATTGATATATGAatagaaaaaagagagaaaccATGAAAATGCCAGACAACTGTCAATATGTGATGTGAAATGATGGGTTTAATGCGTTACGATGCGCGGTTGTAAATAAAGCACGTTACGCTGTGTTTTACGGGCGTGCCATTCACTCCACCACGGGTCTCTAGTACCCAGACTGATACCCCCCGCcataccccctcacccccctcatcCCCCGCAGCTGCTTCGATCGGTGCGCATAAACACCGATATCGCTCAAAATGCTTTTATAATCAACGCTGATTTAGGAGCGCTGGTCCCCTAGGTAGTTTTTTTGTCGGCTTCTTTTATCtcacatactatatatatatatattcgggAAGCTTAAAAGCGGCAGTTCCAGTATTACAAATTGAATACTACTACGTGTTGAGACAAGAGCGCCGCGCGTTTTGGTAATTACTATAGAACCATTAACAAGGTCGCGCCCGCCCGTTTATTCCTGCTGCTTAGAACGGAAACAACCAGTGCTGTTTTAACTAAGGAAGAGCAACAGAGGGACTACAACTGCTTTCAAGTACTGCGATTAATAAACCATCATACTCACACTTAGTTAGTGCATTTCGGTGGGTTAAGGTTAGGACATGTGCCATGGAGGCCTGGTTTAGGGTATGAAGACACTTCTAAACCTGTAGATTTATTTGCAGAGGCACTGGCACCACCGCACATTAGTACAACACTAAATACTACCCATTTACACATGGGTCATCATAATGAACCAGCAAAACCAACTTATAGCTTGGAAAGCAAAGTCAAATTTAGTTTGCAACCCACACAACAAAATGTATAAGTCAGTACAGCAAAGGCCTACCAAGTAGTAAGCTATTGGAACTACATTATCTTTGTACAACTATGTCGAATATGTGATTTATTATGTTGGTTCCAACTTCCATATATTCCACAAATGTGATTTTAAAACAGTTGTAATTTGTTTTAGTATGTTCAATAGTCTTTTATTAATTCAAGGGTACAGGTATATTTGTATCCTGTAAAACTACTTACCTTCAGGTGTTGCTCACAGGAAGTCAGGCTATTCATCATATTATGATCAGAATACAAATAGCAGACTAAATCCTCTTGATGGTTGCAGGATAATAAATCAATAGCCGATCCAATTAAAGATCCATTGGAATGGAAACTGACTTGTTTTTCTCATCTTGTTTGAACTCATACCACAGACCTATTACTTACTCACTTATTCAGCATTATAAGCAGACAATGTTTAAATCCACCCTTGTTAGTGTCTACTTCCGATTGCTTGCTTGGATTCCATGTGTAAACGTATAACTTCCTTTCGCAACACTGATTCGAACAGCCTCTCAAACATTAACATGACACCTATCAAAACATGTAACTTCATATAGCATCCTGCAACAAGTGAACACACAGCCATGGCTCACCTGAATCGGCATTCCTGTCCATGTTCCATCCCTCCAGTGTGTTGGATGTTGCTAAATGAGCTGTTTCAACTGTTGTAGCGTATTAATCTTCACCTGAAAGTGAGAGTGGGCCAGTCCGAAGGCCAGAGTCTTCCACCCTGTAACTTTCAATTCTGCAAAGGTCATCTTTTAAGTCTATGTTCAAAACCTACAGTATATGTACAGTATCTTGTACGTCATGTAAATGGTGAGGGGCGACGGGCTGTTTTTCTTGGCggggtgtgtatgaatgggatGTATTGTGGTGCTGGCTGAAGCAGACCTCTGACAGTCATCAGCTGCtcgctgtggttgtgtgtgttgctgttagGGGGGGTGCCCTTAGGACTCAGCTCTTCATTTATGGTAATGTCACTTCAGGACTGTTTTTTCTCCAGCATTTGTTGTGTATTCCCCAAACTGCCTGACGTGGTGAGTAAAATCATGTTCTTCGTTTCTTCTGAATCATTTACAGCTAACCACTCTCAGTAGTAAATAATCGCGGGCAatggcatgtgtttgtgtgtgtgtgtgtgtgtgtgtgtgtgtgtgtgtgtgtgttgagcgggATATCCCATGGTGGTTCATCTCCCTTTTAAACAACGATTCGAAGTTATTGGCATGACTGTCCCCTAGGAACAACATGCTAAATGTGTAATGACTGCCATCTCTGGAAGACAAACACAAGATAGAGACATttgatatattgtaataataGCATGCACAATTACACACATTTACAGTTGTCCTCAACGTCAGTTTTTTGATATTGGCAGTGGCCATCTTGGAGGGGTCGAAGTGTCTAAGGTGTAGAGAAGCCAAGCGAGACGAGATCTGAACTCATGTATTAACAACAGGGCATTTTGTTGCCAGGTTTGCGAGCTGCCAGAGAGGAGCATGAAACTTTTAAGATGCACATTCAGATACGCGTCAATGGAACTATGCGCTTTTACCCTTAATTTAAAATGACTTTGAATTATGCATAAATTTGTCTCTAGTCATGATCCATGCGTAATCCATACATAACTTAGATTAGTTGGAAGGAGCCGGTTGTTCATTTGGTACAATGTATTGGAGATGTTCCCGTAGAAACATGTGAGACTCTGTTCTGAAGAATACTGTTGAACACACCTGTGGAACCAATCATCAAGGGAAAGATGTGCTCAGTTCATCTCCCCGGTAGCAATGCTTACACCTCTCTCCTCATATTCATGCCACAGACCCCCCTGTGGTGACTTGCGATCACTGCAGGTTGTTTGCAGCCTTTTTAAAAATGGCTGACTCTTccttatttacaaaaaataaaatgtgaatAAAATGTGTTGGGTTTTGCATTCATTAATCCAACCTGATCATGTTTCATGATCAACTGATCAAGAACATAtcgattattatttatttttttctgtttgggTGGGAATACTCCACTCAGTCCACACACTTTGAAAGAGGAACGAGAATCAAAATACCCATTGATTGATTATAGATTAACCTTTTTTTCGGTCAGTTGCACTGATGAATACTTAATACGAAAAAAGTAagtagaagaaagaaaaaaaactcttCACATGAGGCATGACTTGCAAATGAGAAGTAAATGTATGAAGTGGTGAAGGTGAAAGCAGGGGGCTGTTTGCATATATGCaaatgtgcgtctgtgtgcaaa from the Gadus macrocephalus chromosome 7, ASM3116895v1 genome contains:
- the mogat3b gene encoding 2-acylglycerol O-acyltransferase 3b isoform X2, translating into MKQEKTQWKLFLEAFSAAQSEFTFVLLGVICLTLVVSLMFTSLWPLSALYFVWLVKDWDTPERGGRRTEFVRNWRIWGHLRDYFPIKLVKTAELDPKKNYILGIHPHGIMSAGGYTCFSTESCGFAEAFPGMRSSLATLAGLFRIPLFREYLMSQGLLSVSRASLTHVLSKSGKGIALSIVIGGAEESLTSSPGVNTVVMRRRKGFVRMALEHGADLVPVYSFGENELFRQVIFSEGSLGRRLQDLFKRLLGFAPCVFLGDRFGLLPYRTPITSVVGAPIAVPKLLVPTEEEVDHYHNLYMESLSKLFHEHKVSCGLSESHELQII